The Hypomesus transpacificus isolate Combined female unplaced genomic scaffold, fHypTra1 scaffold_101, whole genome shotgun sequence genome segment ATTTGTTATATTATTCCGCTGCCATTAGTCAACAGAGCAACAGTTCAGTGATAATGACTTGTGCAGAACATCGTTcatataaatgtagcctacagtaggcctacagtattgtTATAAGTGTGTCGTCCTTTGTGTGTACAGAGTGATTCTTATCAATACATATTGACATCTCTGCACACTTGGGAAGTTGGAAAACAACCCTCATTAGCATAATATGTATTCCAAAATTGTCTGATTTCGCTTTCGTCTTTTAACTGAGAATTCTGGAACTGGATTTTCTTGCCTGTACTGCTGTTTCTCCGCCATTCTTGTGCCCCTAGTCTAGCTCAGTTGTTTagaataggctacatctgcctAGCATTATTGAAAACTACAGTAACGCGCATTGAGTGCAGGGACACGGtacaggtaggtagacagacaggtagcacgTCCAGTCATTTGTCAGGGTACGGCctaatgattggttgtgtttattacagtctgaTGACGCCGACAGATGTTGGATGTATTTCATATTACCGTTAAACCTCTATATGGAGCCTGCTGGTATTATTTTTTTGCGATCAAGATGGGACGTTTATTTAGGCAAAAATGACACACAAAAAATGGTTGTCAACATTGCCTACACCATCTTTAATTATTAAATTgagtattttctttttctcttcaatTTCATACTTCTGTGATGTGCACTATTTATAAGAAATCACATAACCCACATTCCAGTGTATTTATAGTATAATTAAATGAATGAACAGGGACATTACATTTGAAATGGTTTAATTATCAGTATTGGTAATGTTTATTATATCAAACAGGTGCATAGACGTTGTTCAAAAACAAAAGTGAAAGGATCTTTGACCCATAGATGAGTTGTTAACAAACGTAATCCTTAATGCGAGGAGAAGATGATCATTACCATCCTCACATCCCATATTTGCTGATAATCTCTTTAGCAAGTGCAACGTATGCTGACCTGGCATCCTCCTTGGACGTCCCTGTGAATAACAAACACGAGGGTAGGGTCAGCAGTGCTGACTCAGCATTAAATCACAGTTCTAATGGTATCTCTTTGAGCCGTGCCAAGGAACAGGCTGTATTTGGACCAGACACAGTAATAATAGGCAACAATATCATCTTCTGTGGGATGATGCATGCTGCTGTATTCACTGGAAGAAAGTTCCTGTCGTTTGTTACCTTGTCTTGAATTCCATGCCTCCCATTTGGCCTGTCCTTTCATGTCCAGCATGCCAGGTTTGTCTGGTGAAGAAAAGCAGGAGGACAGATcagaagactgtgtgtgtgtgtgtggggggggggggagttcagTATCCATGAGTGGTTGTAGTTTATAATATTCAGAATGTGATTTTCATGGTTATGGGATTGACTATATGTACCAGTACACTCCTAAAAGGGCAACATACTAAACTATCAGATACATCTGAAGGACCCTTGGAGGTACAAGATGGAGACTGAGAAGGGTCTCATGTTTCTGTAGAGCACTCCTGTAGAGCACTCCTGTAGAGCACTCCTGGATCTAGAAGAAATACCAATGTTGATGTCTCCAACGATGATCTGCTTGTATAAGCCGTACATGTTCAGTAGCTCTTGGTCAGTCGGTCGGGTCTTCACCTTCTTCACCTGTTCTGCTAGCTTCTCAAACTCAGCCTGCAAAATACCATTTGGATGTGGTGAGTGATGGATCAATAGCTCAATTTGTTTACAGTCCGCAGGATTAGATTGTGTCTTCCAGGTTAAATATTTTCATTATTCTCTATGCCAGTATCATTATCACAAAATGTACATAATACCAAAAATCAGACTTAACATTGTGAATAAGGAAGACAATGGAACTAATTTACAACTGAATGAAGACATGTCAGAATAGCCACTACAGCACAAGTGGGTGATTATGCAAGACTATGAATGCCTGATTGTGTTCACATGAATAATCTACTTTGCACAATGAATGGATCTAGGGCAATGTACTAATTACGTCAGACTGTCACCTGCAATAAGAAGCACATAAACATGATGTAGAGGAAAGACAATTACAGGGTTCTCAACCCTTACGCATTGAccgtgagacacacgcattCCAGCTccttcacacgctctcacgccacaccaaGCATTTCTCATGCTGAGAAGGCAACGGTAGCCAAGTTGTCCTGCTAACGTTGTATTCATTTATGAGCTGCCTCACTCGTTAAGGCCACTAGCATGTACTACATTGTCATAAGACTT includes the following:
- the acbd7 gene encoding acyl-CoA-binding domain-containing protein 7; amino-acid sequence: MSLQAEFEKLAEQVKKVKTRPTDQELLNMYGLYKQIIVGDINIDKPGMLDMKGQAKWEAWNSRQGTSKEDARSAYVALAKEIISKYGM